The genomic region TGCTGAACAAGAAGCACGGCATGTCGAACGCGCTGGCCGTGTCAGGCGCCCACACCGACTCCGGCAACCCGGTCGCCGTGTGGGGTCCGCAGACGGGCTACTTCGCGCCGCAGCTGTTGATGCTGCAGGAGCTCAACGGCCCCGGCATCCGTTCGCGCGGCGTCTCGTTCGCGGGCGTCTCGATGTACGTGCAGCTCGGCCGTGGCGTCGACTACTCGTGGAGCGCGACGTCGGCGGCGCAGGACATCATCGACACGTACGCCGTGGAGCTGTGCAACCCGGACGGCTCCGCTCCCACGAAGGCTTCTTCGCACTACCTGTACCGCGGCGCGTGCCTGCCGATGGAACGGCTGGAGCGCAAGAACGCGTGGAAGCCGACGGTCGCGGACGGCACACCGGCCGGTTCGTACACGCTGGTGATGTGGCGGACCAAGTACGGCCTGGTGGCGAGCCGCGCGACCGTGGGCGGCAAGGTCGTGGCGTACACGACGTTGCGCTCGACGTACATGCACGAGGTCGACTCGATCATCGGCTTCCAGGAGATCAACGATCCCTCGGCGATCCGTTCCGCCACCGACTTCCAGCGCGCGGCCGACAAGATCGGGTACGCGTTCAACTGGTTCTACGTCGACTCGCGCGACACGGCCTACTTCAACTCGGGTCTGAACCCGGTACGGGCGTCCAATGTGGACCCGAACCTGCCTGTGTGGGCGCGGCCCGAGTTCGAGTGGCAGGGTTTCAACGGCGACGAGAACACCGCGCAGTACATGCCGTTCGCCGGCCACCCGAACTCGATCAACCAAGACTTCTACATCTCGTGGAACAACAAGCAGGCCAAGGACTTCACCTTTGGCGGCTTCGGCCACAGCGCCGTGCACCGCGGTGACCTGCTGGACGGCCGCGTCCGCGCGTTGATCGCCTCTGGCCAGAAGGTCTCGCGCGCGTCACTGACCCGCGTCATGGCCGAAGCCGGAGTGGCCGACCTGCGCGCCGAACAGGTGCTGCCCGAGCTGCTGCGGGTCGTCGAGTCCGCCCCCGTCGACCCCGCACTGGCCCCGGTCGTGCAGCAGCTGAAGGACTGGCAGCGCTCCGGTTCCCTGCGCAAGGAAACCACCAAGGGCAGCAAGGCCTACGCCCACGCCGACGCCATCCGCGTGCTGGACGCGTGGTGGCCGCTGCTCGTCGCCGCACAGTTCCAGCCGTCCCTCGGCACCGACCTCTACACCGCCCTGGTCAACGCGGTCCAGGTGGACGAGGCCCCGTCCGACACCCACGGCGCCGCACCGCACAAGGGTTCCTCGTTCCAGTACGGCTGGTGGGGCTTCGTCGACAAGGACCTCCGCAAGGTCCTCGGCGACCCGGTCCAGGGCGCCTTCCCGCAGACCTACTGCGGCGGCGGCACGTTGTCCGGCTGCCGGACAGCACTGGTCGACTCCCTGAAGCAGGCCGCCGCCAAGCCCGCGACCCAGGTCTACCCCGGCGACGCCGACTGCGCCGCCGGCGACCAGTGGTGCGCCGACACGATCATCCACCGCGCCATGGGCGGCATCGCCCACGACAAGATCCACTGGCAGAACCGCCCGACCTACCAGCAGGTCGTGCAGTTCCCGTCCCGCCGCGGCCAGAACATCACCAACCTGGCCACCTCCGGCACCGCCACCGCCTCGTCCCACGAAACCGGATGGAACAACCTCCCGCCACAGCACGTGATCGACGGCGACCCGCAGTCACGATGGGCCAGCAATTGGAGCGATGACCAGTGGATTGAGGTCGACCTTGGCGCTGTGCAACGAGTCGGTCGCGCTGTGTTGCGCTGGGAATCCGCCTTCGGCAGCGGTTACCGAATCGAACTGTCCAGCGACGGAACGAATTGGCGGCACGTTTTCGCGACAAGTAGTGGCGACGGCGGCGACGATGTCGTAGCGTTTACCCCACAGGACGCGAGATACCTCCGACTGACGGGCACCCACCGGGCCACTCGTCACGGATACTCCCTGTACGAACTTGAGGTCTACAGTTTGTAGGCCTTCGAGATGAGGCCGCCGATCCACCCCCAGGGGTCGGCGGCCTCTACTTGTGCCCGTTGTTCTGTCCGTTGTGGACACCCTGCTCCCCGGCCGGCAGCCCGACCTGGTCAGCGAACTCCGCGGCGATCCGACTCCCCCCGTACACGCTCAACGCCTTGGCCAGGTGCTGCTGCAGCTCCAGCCGGTGCTGGTCCTCCAACTCCGGCAACGCCTTCTCCACACTGCTGACCAACGACTCGGCCCAGTGCTTCGCCGGCTGCTGCTGCGCAATCCGCACCAGCTCCGCCAGCTCCCCGGACAACCTCACCGCCTCCTCCACGCGGTACCCGTTGCGCTGCAACCACCAGATCGTCGCCGTCCCGACATCCGTCAACACCTCATCACGCAGGTACCGAATCTCCTGCCGCTCGATGTCGCGCTCAGCCAACTTGAACGTCGAGCTCCTCAACAACTCGATGTGCTTGCGCGCCATCTCCAGGTCCCCGTCATCAACCTCGACCTTGACCTGCTCCGCCCGCGCCCACACGTGCGTCCCCGGCACCTGCTGCTCCCTCGCGAGCTCATCGCCGAGGTGCACCTGCAGCGCCGCGTGGTGAACCAACATCCGCGTACCGCTGATCTCCGTGGCCCGCTGCACCACATGATGAATCGCCGCACTCTTCGGCGCGTTGTGCCGCAACCCGGTAGCCAGGTCGAACCGCCACACGACGTTCATCCTCAACTGGAAGTCCAACCCGTACACCGCACTCGGCAACGGCGTAACGAACTCCTGCTGATGACTGCTCACCGGCGGCACGTACGTGTAGTCGTCACTCTTCTTCGGCACCCGCCGCCGCCACCAAGACTTGACGGCCCCCAGCGGGCCAGGACGAAAGTCGGGCCAGGGTCTGCTCACGCCCCCTGCCTACCCGACGCTTCCCGCCTGCTGAAGGTGGCCTGCCTCACTTCCTTCGAACGGCCGCATGGGTCCTGGCCGCGCTCTCACAGAGCGTGACTGGCGCGTTGGC from Lentzea guizhouensis harbors:
- a CDS encoding penicillin acylase family protein codes for the protein MRRANPVTSLLASAAVTASLMIVPAAVQAAPAPTFTADDFCLGQCADVLPPGNNGNATLAEILAHKALGTRPAHSADQLGKYDALVAGYGGLSNAQLTDFFNDASFGVPAGQVESTVKPRADVTIVRDKKIGMPHITGTTRSGTMFGAGYAAGQDRMWLMDLFRHLGRGQLSGFAGGAPGNRVLEQSFYNQIPYTEADLQKQIDTAAAKGGERGRQALADVNDYIAGINAYLTQSVNARNFPGEYVLTGHADAITNWNDIQPFKATDMVAIAAVVGGLFGAGGGGEVQSALVKLAAQNRYGATVGEQVWQAFRAQNDPEAVLTLHDGQSFPYAASPASPSGLALPDAGSITPERMIYDEVGGTGAAVAVPASGELAKASGIFEDGVLPADLLNKKHGMSNALAVSGAHTDSGNPVAVWGPQTGYFAPQLLMLQELNGPGIRSRGVSFAGVSMYVQLGRGVDYSWSATSAAQDIIDTYAVELCNPDGSAPTKASSHYLYRGACLPMERLERKNAWKPTVADGTPAGSYTLVMWRTKYGLVASRATVGGKVVAYTTLRSTYMHEVDSIIGFQEINDPSAIRSATDFQRAADKIGYAFNWFYVDSRDTAYFNSGLNPVRASNVDPNLPVWARPEFEWQGFNGDENTAQYMPFAGHPNSINQDFYISWNNKQAKDFTFGGFGHSAVHRGDLLDGRVRALIASGQKVSRASLTRVMAEAGVADLRAEQVLPELLRVVESAPVDPALAPVVQQLKDWQRSGSLRKETTKGSKAYAHADAIRVLDAWWPLLVAAQFQPSLGTDLYTALVNAVQVDEAPSDTHGAAPHKGSSFQYGWWGFVDKDLRKVLGDPVQGAFPQTYCGGGTLSGCRTALVDSLKQAAAKPATQVYPGDADCAAGDQWCADTIIHRAMGGIAHDKIHWQNRPTYQQVVQFPSRRGQNITNLATSGTATASSHETGWNNLPPQHVIDGDPQSRWASNWSDDQWIEVDLGAVQRVGRAVLRWESAFGSGYRIELSSDGTNWRHVFATSSGDGGDDVVAFTPQDARYLRLTGTHRATRHGYSLYELEVYSL